In a genomic window of Neoarius graeffei isolate fNeoGra1 chromosome 13, fNeoGra1.pri, whole genome shotgun sequence:
- the ftr92 gene encoding tripartite motif-containing protein 16-like protein isoform X1: protein MATSSKPRNLHECGLCLMKSKDVVTIPCGHIYCRSCTDGLIGKYERTGSYNCPQCLQTFSTKPDQDGSVDKVVGKLKEINLPSETSADTSSSSLTRPDQDSLVDKLEKTALHTQSTTDTITRPEGVACDTCTDSRQKAVKSCLVCLASYCDTHLRLHNNVHARAAHTLVNATDQVRAMICSVHGKLLEIYCCKEKRRICCLCMLEDHKGHDMVAAGQAEKKELRKSKQMITEQEKQLKELHLAKNTLRDIAAATEEESERLFTELIHSITYSQAVMKVLIQSQEQAERERIKELMKQVEDDISELKKSDAEMEQLLSTQNDIQFLQSGQALSLTSANVLKMTINPQFSFGEVVKSISALKKQVEDVWEREMDQISAAVKKDKIVVPAEPKTRKDFLQYLVPLSLDPDTAHRSLSMCEEKQVTCSTKCEPCPDHPERFDWWAQVLCREPLNTCCYWEAEWTGLHGVDIAVSYRDISRKGDDDECSFGYNKQSWSLDCAILKYTFTHDNKETEISAPVSHRIGVYLDYKAGVLSFYSVSDCMTLLHRAETRFTQPLYAGFGLYQGSTVKICQPDVKQIDTQSVNSSTTVNEMSP from the exons ATGGCAACCTCCAGCAAGCCACGGAACCTTCACGAGTGCGGTTTGTGTCTTATGAAATCAAAGGATGTCGTTACTATTCCCTGTGGGCACATCTACTGCAGGTCTTGCACTGACGGCTTAATCGGTAAGTATGAACGCACAGGCTCGTACAACTGCCCACAATGTTTACAGACTTTCTCCACTAAGCCTGATCAGGATGGATCAGTGGACAAAGTTGTGGGCAAACTCAAGGAGATAAATCTCCCCAGTGAAACCTCAGCAGACACATCCTCTTCCAGTTTGACAAGGCCTGACCAGGATAGCCTAGTGGACAAACTCGAAAAGACAGCTCTCCATACACAATCCACAACAGACACTATTACCAGACCTGAGGGTGTGGCTTGTGACACATGCACTGACAGCAGACAGAAAGCTGTTAAGTCCTGCCTGGTGTGTCTGGCCTCGTACTGTGACACACACCTCCGACTACACAACAACGTCCACGCGAGGGCTGCACACACACTGGTGAATGCTACTGATCAGGTGCGGGCCATGATATGTTCTGTACACGGTAAACTCCTGGAGATttactgctgtaaagagaaacgacGCATCTGTTGCTTATGCATGCTGGAGGATCACAAAGGGCACGACATGGTGGCAGCAGGACAGGCAGAAAAGAag GAGTTAAGAAAGTCCAAGCAGATGATCACAGAGCAAGAGAAGCAGCTAAAAGAGCTTCACTTGGCTAAAAACACTCTCAGG GACATTGCAGCAGCTACGGAGGAGGAGAGCGAGCGGCTTTTCACCGAGCTGATCCACTCTATAACGTACAGCCAGGCTGTGATGAAGGTCCTGATCCAGTCTCAGGAGCAAGCAGAACGGGAACGAATCAAGGAGCTGATGAAGCAGGTGGAGGATGATATAAGTGAGCTGAAGAAAAGCGATGCTGAGATGGAACAGCTCTTGAGTACTCAGAATGACATCCAATTCCTGCAG TCAGGTCAGGCCCTCAGTCTCACTTCCGCAAATGTCTTAAAGATGACCATTAATCCTCAGTTCTCTTTCGGCGAGGTGGTGAAATCCATCTCTGCACTCAAGAAGCAGGTAGAAGACGTCTGGGAGCGTGAAATGGATCAAATCTCAGCAGCAG TGAAAAAAGACAAAATCGTAGTTCCTGCTGAACCGAAGACAAGAAAGGACTTCCTGCAAT ATCTGGTCCCACTATCTCTGGACCCTGACACAGCCCACAGGAGCCTGAGCATGTGTGAAGAGAAGCAAGTGACTTGTAGCACCAAGTGCGAGCCCTGTCCTGACCACCCTGAACGCTTTGACTGGTGGGCTCAGGTTCTGTGCCGAGAGCCTCTGAACACATGCTGCTACTGGGAGGCTGAGTGGACGGGTTTACACGGAGTGGACATTGCAGTCTCATACAGAGACATCAGCCGGAAGGGAGATGATGATGAATGCAGCTTTGGGTACAACAAACAGAGCTGGAGTTTGGACTGTGCAATACTGAAATATACTTTCACGCATGATAATAAGGAAACGGAAATCTCAGCACCTGTATCCCACAGGATAGGGGTGTATCTCGACTACAAGGCCGGAGTTCTGTCCTTCTACAGTGTCTCGGACTGTATGACACTCCTCCACAGAGCAGAGACGAGGTTCACACAACCTTTATATGCTGGGTTTGGGTTGTATCAGGGATCCACAGTGAAGATATGCCAGCCAGACGTCAAACAAATAGATACCCAAAGTGTCAACAGCAGTACAACTGTGAATGAAATGagcccatga
- the ftr92 gene encoding tripartite motif-containing protein 16 isoform X2, translated as MATSSKPRNLHECGLCLMKSKDVVTIPCGHIYCRSCTDGLIGKYERTGSYNCPQCLQTFSTKPDQDGSVDKVVGKLKEINLPSETSADTSSSSLTRPDQDSLVDKLEKTALHTQSTTDTITRPEGVACDTCTDSRQKAVKSCLVCLASYCDTHLRLHNNVHARAAHTLVNATDQVRAMICSVHGKLLEIYCCKEKRRICCLCMLEDHKGHDMVAAGQAEKKSGQALSLTSANVLKMTINPQFSFGEVVKSISALKKQVEDVWEREMDQISAAVKKDKIVVPAEPKTRKDFLQYLVPLSLDPDTAHRSLSMCEEKQVTCSTKCEPCPDHPERFDWWAQVLCREPLNTCCYWEAEWTGLHGVDIAVSYRDISRKGDDDECSFGYNKQSWSLDCAILKYTFTHDNKETEISAPVSHRIGVYLDYKAGVLSFYSVSDCMTLLHRAETRFTQPLYAGFGLYQGSTVKICQPDVKQIDTQSVNSSTTVNEMSP; from the exons ATGGCAACCTCCAGCAAGCCACGGAACCTTCACGAGTGCGGTTTGTGTCTTATGAAATCAAAGGATGTCGTTACTATTCCCTGTGGGCACATCTACTGCAGGTCTTGCACTGACGGCTTAATCGGTAAGTATGAACGCACAGGCTCGTACAACTGCCCACAATGTTTACAGACTTTCTCCACTAAGCCTGATCAGGATGGATCAGTGGACAAAGTTGTGGGCAAACTCAAGGAGATAAATCTCCCCAGTGAAACCTCAGCAGACACATCCTCTTCCAGTTTGACAAGGCCTGACCAGGATAGCCTAGTGGACAAACTCGAAAAGACAGCTCTCCATACACAATCCACAACAGACACTATTACCAGACCTGAGGGTGTGGCTTGTGACACATGCACTGACAGCAGACAGAAAGCTGTTAAGTCCTGCCTGGTGTGTCTGGCCTCGTACTGTGACACACACCTCCGACTACACAACAACGTCCACGCGAGGGCTGCACACACACTGGTGAATGCTACTGATCAGGTGCGGGCCATGATATGTTCTGTACACGGTAAACTCCTGGAGATttactgctgtaaagagaaacgacGCATCTGTTGCTTATGCATGCTGGAGGATCACAAAGGGCACGACATGGTGGCAGCAGGACAGGCAGAAAAGAag TCAGGTCAGGCCCTCAGTCTCACTTCCGCAAATGTCTTAAAGATGACCATTAATCCTCAGTTCTCTTTCGGCGAGGTGGTGAAATCCATCTCTGCACTCAAGAAGCAGGTAGAAGACGTCTGGGAGCGTGAAATGGATCAAATCTCAGCAGCAG TGAAAAAAGACAAAATCGTAGTTCCTGCTGAACCGAAGACAAGAAAGGACTTCCTGCAAT ATCTGGTCCCACTATCTCTGGACCCTGACACAGCCCACAGGAGCCTGAGCATGTGTGAAGAGAAGCAAGTGACTTGTAGCACCAAGTGCGAGCCCTGTCCTGACCACCCTGAACGCTTTGACTGGTGGGCTCAGGTTCTGTGCCGAGAGCCTCTGAACACATGCTGCTACTGGGAGGCTGAGTGGACGGGTTTACACGGAGTGGACATTGCAGTCTCATACAGAGACATCAGCCGGAAGGGAGATGATGATGAATGCAGCTTTGGGTACAACAAACAGAGCTGGAGTTTGGACTGTGCAATACTGAAATATACTTTCACGCATGATAATAAGGAAACGGAAATCTCAGCACCTGTATCCCACAGGATAGGGGTGTATCTCGACTACAAGGCCGGAGTTCTGTCCTTCTACAGTGTCTCGGACTGTATGACACTCCTCCACAGAGCAGAGACGAGGTTCACACAACCTTTATATGCTGGGTTTGGGTTGTATCAGGGATCCACAGTGAAGATATGCCAGCCAGACGTCAAACAAATAGATACCCAAAGTGTCAACAGCAGTACAACTGTGAATGAAATGagcccatga